The Lolium rigidum isolate FL_2022 chromosome 2, APGP_CSIRO_Lrig_0.1, whole genome shotgun sequence genomic interval TGTTACATGCTCTTCCGCTCGCCCCTCCCGGTTACTGCACGTTCTCTAAAAATATATCTACCAAGTAGGCCCCACCTTCACCGTTTGGGGCCATCTCAGCGCCGCTTTGACCGATCCAGTAGAACCCAGTAGATTCCTGAACGCTCAGACGCCTGTCCCGGCTGGCCTAAATTCACGCCGTGCTGcacgcctccaccgccctcccCCTTCccccgatccgccgccgccgagctcccCTGTCCGATCTTCTTCGTCGCTGGCAGCGCCGTGTGTCGGATCCTCACTGCCGTCGCGGCGCCCACCGAGGAAGTCCGGCTTCCCCGCCGGCTGGTTTGTCATGTCCGTGTTCGAAGGCTAGCAGTGCGGCCGCCACGTCCGCTCCTACTGGCTACCAGGTACAGATTTTCGTTCGCTTTTCCTCCGCTCGTGAATTTGTTCGCGTTCGCCATGGTTTCGTCGACGAGGGGGCAGAGGATAGGCGGGGGTACAGGTGCCGCGATTGCACAGCGGGAGCCTGGAAGGAAGGCAGTGGTGATTCAATAGCGGAGACATCGATCCCATGGTCGCTCAGGTCAGCCCGTGTACTCTATGTCCAGCGTCACTCTATGTCCTAACTGAATTCAGTAATTCTTTGTGAGGCATGGAGCTGACATAACCTAGGTAGCAAGGACTAAATGTTGCATAGTATTTTCTGTTTGTTACCCTTATATGCATAGCTTTGTCTTCTCGCTGAATCTGGGCATGTTTGGATTTATAGGCTGAAGATGTGTATAGAGTATCGACAAGAATTTGGGTGCATAAGAAGGGGCTGGGCCTATGTGGCTATGTGTACGTCATTTCCGGTAAGAAAATTCCAAGGTGACAATTGGTGTTGATGCAGCCATAAGGTGTTTCTGTTAGCCTGTTACCGCATATTATCTTGGTTTATCGTTCCTTCCTTCCTGTTGCATGTTGCAGAATCAGAACCTGTTGTGGAGATATATCACTTTCGTGTCTGATGAAGCTGAACAAACGCTTGCTACTTTTCCATCGAATATGCAATCTTTAAGCCTTGGCCACAATGCAAAAGCTATCAATCTGTGTAAGGTCCTCCCTTTAATACCTAGACACATTTATATATTTCTATTCATAATGTCATCTCATCTCATGCTGTTGCATTGATTCTTGCTATATTAGGTGATCTATTGTTCAGAAAGGTGCAACCAGTGTTTCTCTGTTGGTGTGTTACTCAGCACGCCAAAGTTAAGGGTTCTCGCACTATCGAAGGTAAAATCCAAACAGAAAAGAATAGTAATACTGAAACTCTCTTAGTTTGCTGCATGATCATGATAATTTGCTTACTTTGGTTCTGTGCTGAGTATGTTGGTCCTTTGGAGCAGGCTATGTATATGCCTAGGAATTGTCATATATCAATTCAGTTCTAAATAAAAATATTCTGCAAAAATTTAAGCTCTAGAGCGATTCTTATGCTAATATAGTATTAGCATTTGAAATAGCATGTATTTTCAAAGCAAATAATTGTGTACATAACTTTCTACATCAAAAGAAGATCTTGGAGTTCGCATATGTTTAAAGTTTGTAAAGAAACCTGCTGTTACTTCTCACCTCATTGGTTATTTTTATTTCCTTTCAATCCTTGTGTATATTATTCAAATATCTGTAATTTCATCTGGCAAATTCATCATTGTAAAAAAATCAGGCTGATTCAACTGTCACAAGTTCATTGAAAGATGCCATTGTCCACTATCTTCCCTACA includes:
- the LOC124687549 gene encoding uncharacterized protein LOC124687549, whose product is MCIEYRQEFGCIRRGWAYVAMCTSFPNQNLLWRYITFVSDEAEQTLATFPSNMQSLSLGHNAKAINLCKVIYCSERCNQCFSVGVLLSTPKLRVLALSKADSTVTSSLKDAIVHYLPYNLNELSHAYMLPGTDLHGTWKGNIEERIKDTCT